A single Bifidobacterium scardovii JCM 12489 = DSM 13734 DNA region contains:
- a CDS encoding diacylglycerol/lipid kinase family protein, with product MPKPVVITIAAIAFVLVLIIAAVLAVRLYRRRRLVERLDARDDDQVHYAFIVNPSKPQAAERKRHIKRFCAAKGLTEVEFIETRLDKDGRACALEALRNGADVIVAVGGDGTVRTVASAVSGTGHALGIIPIGTGNLFARNMGIPVDDIDAALTVATSHGSRHVDVGRLTLLDDRNADHGHAFLIIAGIGFDAVMIGDTDPELKKNISWLAYFVSGVKNLFAPKYRGNVTITSADGSTHTISGLAFRTFMAGNCGQIPVFSLMPDASYDDGILDFEVIDTSGGLLGWANLFGDVVHQTISGKAGSSPLSTNSTIDQIQGVSAEIMLEKPVLAQVDGDMLPATKHLRFDVERKSLCVRVPEVDPDLSVTGIIPTIKD from the coding sequence ATGCCTAAGCCTGTTGTCATCACCATCGCCGCGATAGCGTTCGTTCTCGTGCTCATCATCGCGGCGGTGCTCGCCGTGCGCCTGTATCGCCGCCGCCGCTTGGTCGAGAGACTGGACGCGCGCGACGACGACCAGGTGCATTACGCGTTCATCGTCAATCCGTCCAAACCCCAGGCAGCGGAGCGCAAGCGCCATATCAAACGGTTCTGCGCGGCCAAGGGCCTCACGGAGGTCGAGTTCATCGAGACCCGGCTGGACAAGGACGGGCGCGCCTGCGCGCTGGAGGCGCTCCGCAACGGCGCCGACGTGATCGTGGCGGTCGGGGGTGACGGCACGGTGCGGACGGTGGCGAGCGCCGTATCGGGCACCGGGCACGCGCTGGGCATCATCCCCATCGGCACCGGCAACCTGTTCGCCCGCAATATGGGCATTCCGGTGGACGACATCGACGCGGCGCTGACCGTCGCCACCTCGCACGGCTCCCGCCATGTGGATGTCGGCCGCCTGACGCTGCTCGACGACAGGAACGCCGATCACGGCCACGCGTTCCTCATCATCGCCGGCATCGGCTTCGACGCGGTGATGATCGGGGATACCGATCCCGAGCTCAAGAAGAACATCAGCTGGCTCGCCTACTTCGTGTCGGGCGTCAAGAACCTGTTCGCCCCCAAATACCGCGGCAACGTGACGATCACCAGCGCGGACGGCAGCACGCACACGATCAGCGGGCTGGCGTTCCGCACGTTCATGGCCGGCAACTGCGGCCAGATCCCCGTGTTCTCGCTGATGCCGGACGCCTCGTACGACGACGGCATCCTCGATTTCGAGGTCATCGACACTTCGGGCGGCCTGCTCGGCTGGGCGAACCTGTTCGGCGACGTGGTACACCAGACGATCAGCGGCAAAGCCGGTTCGAGCCCGCTGTCCACGAATTCGACGATCGACCAGATCCAGGGCGTGAGCGCCGAGATCATGCTGGAGAAGCCGGTTCTGGCGCAGGTCGACGGCGACATGCTGCCGGCGACGAAGCATCTTCGCTTCGACGTGGAGCGCAAGTCGCTGTGCGTGCGCGTGCCGGAGGTCGACCCCGACCTGTCGGTGACCGGCATCATCCCGACGATCAAGGACTAG
- a CDS encoding ATP-binding protein, with translation MRPQRQRMLCGVCRGLSLHLGVSVWTIRLLFILTAFVYGAGIVAYVFLWMLVPAGDPVAAARTMALSNAQAPLSRGNAPYAAMPGDRFGDPSLGNAGGQPGAPAAGMNESIAETLRHTPKPALFALAGVLLIVFGLTLRSHGISVDMIVPLVLAACGIGVSWLRFNAKDGQLWTMIGGVALIFGAYALYMSTTWRIWHSTLQILLPALALLAGVGLAIVPWIISLVRDLGTERALKEREEERADMTAHLHDGVLQTLALIQLHSDDPSMVFTLARQQERELREWLYQERTTSDRSVSAGLKDIAARVEDEHGKPIEVVTVGDARPSAQTDALLDATQQALINAVTHGGEPISVYCEAKQSQIEVFVRDHGDGFDVDAIPEGRLGIRESIIGRIHRRGGTVEIVSRPQWGTEVRMHMPIAEERAERSGDRAPDRTSDHATVAGDAAAGDNTEGSTHGGIRSEERI, from the coding sequence ATGCGCCCCCAGCGGCAACGCATGCTGTGCGGCGTCTGCCGCGGGCTGTCCCTGCATCTGGGCGTTTCGGTATGGACGATCCGACTGCTGTTCATACTGACGGCGTTCGTGTATGGCGCCGGCATCGTCGCCTACGTATTCCTGTGGATGCTCGTGCCGGCCGGGGACCCGGTCGCCGCGGCCCGGACCATGGCGCTCTCGAACGCGCAGGCGCCTCTGTCGCGGGGCAACGCCCCGTACGCCGCCATGCCCGGCGACCGTTTCGGCGATCCCTCGTTGGGCAATGCCGGCGGTCAGCCCGGGGCACCTGCGGCCGGCATGAACGAGAGCATCGCCGAAACGCTGCGGCATACGCCGAAACCGGCGCTGTTCGCGCTGGCGGGGGTGCTGCTGATCGTCTTCGGGCTCACGCTGCGCTCGCACGGCATCAGCGTCGATATGATCGTTCCGCTGGTATTGGCGGCATGCGGCATCGGCGTATCCTGGCTCCGGTTCAACGCGAAAGACGGGCAGCTCTGGACGATGATCGGCGGGGTCGCGCTGATTTTCGGCGCCTACGCGCTCTACATGTCCACCACTTGGCGGATATGGCATTCGACGCTGCAGATCCTGCTGCCCGCGCTGGCCCTGCTGGCCGGCGTGGGTCTGGCCATCGTGCCGTGGATCATTTCGCTGGTCCGCGATCTCGGCACCGAACGCGCACTGAAGGAGCGCGAGGAGGAGCGCGCCGACATGACCGCCCATCTGCACGATGGCGTGCTGCAGACGCTGGCGCTGATCCAACTGCACAGCGACGACCCGTCCATGGTCTTCACGCTGGCCCGCCAGCAGGAACGCGAGCTGCGCGAATGGCTGTATCAGGAGCGCACCACGTCGGACCGTTCGGTGAGTGCGGGACTGAAGGACATAGCGGCCCGCGTCGAGGACGAGCACGGCAAGCCGATCGAGGTGGTGACCGTGGGCGACGCGCGCCCGAGCGCGCAGACCGACGCGCTGCTCGACGCCACCCAGCAGGCGCTGATCAACGCGGTGACGCATGGCGGCGAGCCGATTTCCGTGTACTGCGAGGCGAAGCAATCCCAGATCGAAGTGTTCGTGCGGGACCATGGCGACGGATTCGACGTGGACGCGATCCCCGAAGGGCGGCTGGGCATCCGCGAATCGATCATCGGGCGCATCCACCGCCGCGGCGGCACGGTGGAGATCGTGTCGAGGCCGCAATGGGGCACCGAGGTGCGCATGCACATGCCGATCGCCGAGGAACGCGCCGAACGCTCCGGAGACCGTGCCCCCGATCGCACCTCCGACCACGCCACGGTTGCCGGCGACGCCGCGGCGGGAGATAATACCGAAGGCAGCACGCATGGCGGGATTCGTAGCGAGGAGCGAATATGA
- a CDS encoding glucose PTS transporter subunit IIA, with protein sequence MAASTASQIIDAVGGAGNVTSLTHCATRLRFELVDAGKVDQHRLETMKGVLGAVPQSGNRYQVVIGGAVASMYEEIMHLPQMASMGGAAASKESGSGAMSNADVKAAARAKGRGKVAWLDSFFEYLADSFRPILGVLLGASIIIALVNLFISLGVIANDEANTSLMFIKAIWKGVFYFLPIMVAYNASKKLKVDPWLGGSIMAMLMTPQFAALSDAKTWGDAVHCVENATLGTTDCTATVFGLPMQLSDYSGNVFVPLMMAAVLALVYHGLKKIIPDSVQLVFVPFFSMIIVGALTAFIIGPLGVWVGNGLGVILAWMNSYAPFVFAIAIPLLYPFLVPLGLHWPLNALMLMNIQSMGYDFIQGPMGVWNFACFGATAGVLFISIRDKDKEMRQTSIGALAAGLLGGVSEPSLYGIHLRYKLVYKRMLIGCGVGGVVIAVLGWLFPSVVASGESVRGVTTTAFAFTSLLTVPVFDRMWVYGISIAVSFAVSMALIVMLDYRTPEQKAEVLARVAQEEADRKLEAAAGSGSAETPAAVSEAAAPAGSPAAVPDDAPAAPATPAEPAEPAESTVNAPVAGHVISLDETGDPVFASRALGEGVGIQPTDSTVVAPVSGVLQTVAETGHAFGITTDDGVEVLVHVGIDTVKLNGEGFTVAVKANQRVNAGDTLATVDFDKVREAGYSTTTLMTVLNTAALAGVTPRTGVDVAAGDPVLDIQH encoded by the coding sequence ATGGCAGCATCAACCGCATCGCAGATCATCGATGCCGTCGGTGGCGCGGGCAACGTCACCAGCCTGACCCACTGCGCCACACGACTGCGCTTCGAGCTCGTCGACGCCGGCAAGGTGGACCAGCACCGCCTCGAGACGATGAAGGGCGTGCTCGGCGCGGTCCCGCAGTCCGGCAACCGCTACCAGGTCGTCATAGGCGGCGCGGTCGCCTCCATGTACGAGGAGATCATGCACCTGCCGCAGATGGCGAGCATGGGCGGCGCGGCGGCGTCCAAGGAGTCCGGCTCCGGCGCGATGTCGAACGCCGACGTCAAGGCCGCGGCCCGCGCCAAGGGGCGCGGCAAGGTCGCCTGGCTCGACTCGTTCTTCGAGTACCTCGCCGACTCGTTCCGCCCGATCCTGGGCGTGCTGCTCGGCGCGTCGATCATCATCGCGCTGGTCAACCTCTTCATCTCGCTCGGCGTGATCGCCAACGACGAGGCGAACACCTCCCTGATGTTCATCAAGGCCATCTGGAAGGGCGTGTTCTACTTCCTGCCGATCATGGTCGCCTACAACGCGTCGAAGAAGCTCAAGGTCGACCCGTGGCTCGGCGGCTCGATCATGGCCATGCTCATGACGCCGCAGTTCGCCGCGCTGTCCGACGCCAAGACGTGGGGCGACGCCGTTCATTGCGTCGAGAACGCCACGCTGGGCACCACCGACTGCACCGCCACCGTGTTCGGGCTGCCGATGCAGCTGTCGGACTATTCCGGCAACGTGTTCGTGCCGCTGATGATGGCCGCCGTGCTGGCGCTCGTCTACCACGGCCTGAAGAAGATCATCCCCGACAGTGTGCAGCTGGTGTTCGTGCCGTTCTTCTCCATGATCATCGTCGGCGCGCTCACCGCCTTCATCATCGGCCCGCTCGGCGTGTGGGTCGGCAACGGCCTTGGCGTCATCCTCGCGTGGATGAACTCGTACGCGCCGTTCGTCTTCGCCATCGCGATCCCGCTGCTCTACCCGTTCCTCGTGCCGCTTGGTCTGCACTGGCCGCTCAACGCCCTCATGCTCATGAACATCCAGTCGATGGGCTACGACTTCATCCAGGGCCCGATGGGCGTATGGAACTTCGCCTGCTTCGGCGCCACCGCCGGCGTGCTGTTCATCTCCATCCGCGACAAGGACAAGGAGATGCGCCAGACCTCGATCGGCGCGCTTGCGGCCGGCCTGCTCGGCGGCGTGTCCGAACCGTCCCTGTACGGCATCCATCTGCGCTACAAGCTGGTCTACAAGCGCATGCTCATCGGCTGCGGCGTCGGCGGCGTCGTCATCGCCGTGCTCGGCTGGCTGTTCCCGTCCGTCGTGGCGTCCGGCGAATCCGTGCGCGGCGTGACCACCACCGCGTTCGCGTTCACCTCGCTGCTCACCGTGCCGGTGTTCGACCGCATGTGGGTGTACGGCATCTCCATCGCCGTCTCGTTCGCCGTCTCCATGGCCCTGATCGTCATGCTCGACTACCGCACCCCCGAGCAGAAGGCCGAGGTGCTGGCCCGTGTCGCGCAGGAGGAGGCCGATCGCAAGCTTGAGGCCGCCGCCGGGTCCGGGTCGGCCGAGACTCCGGCCGCCGTCTCCGAGGCCGCGGCGCCCGCCGGCTCCCCGGCTGCCGTGCCGGACGACGCTCCGGCTGCTCCGGCCACGCCGGCCGAACCCGCCGAACCGGCCGAATCGACGGTGAACGCCCCGGTCGCCGGCCATGTGATCTCGCTGGACGAGACCGGCGACCCGGTCTTCGCGTCCCGCGCGCTCGGCGAGGGCGTCGGCATCCAGCCGACCGACTCCACCGTGGTCGCCCCGGTGTCCGGCGTGCTGCAGACCGTCGCGGAAACCGGGCACGCCTTCGGCATCACCACCGATGACGGCGTCGAGGTGCTCGTGCACGTCGGCATCGACACGGTCAAGCTCAACGGCGAGGGATTCACCGTCGCGGTCAAGGCAAACCAGCGTGTCAACGCCGGTGACACGCTGGCGACCGTGGATTTTGATAAGGTCAGGGAAGCGGGATACAGCACCACGACGCTGATGACGGTGCTCAATACCGCCGCTCTGGCTGGCGTCACCCCACGGACGGGCGTCGATGTCGCCGCGGGCGACCCGGTGCTCGACATCCAGCACTGA
- a CDS encoding LuxR C-terminal-related transcriptional regulator produces the protein MTEQSTAPIRVAVVDDHEMFRAGVISTLQPYFDIVGQAPDVEGSVAMIATTKPDVVLLDVHVPGGEGGGGAEILTKAHQYSPESVFLALSVSDSPQDVGSVIRAGARGYVTKTITGNDLINSIRQVHEGYAVFSPKLAGFVLSAFQGVPVGGEGGQSGRDEELDRLSAREQEVMRLIARGYTYKEVASELFISIKTVETHVSSVLRKLQLSNRTELTRWAADRRIV, from the coding sequence ATGACCGAGCAATCAACCGCACCGATCCGCGTGGCCGTCGTGGACGACCACGAAATGTTCCGGGCAGGCGTGATTTCCACGCTGCAACCGTATTTCGACATCGTCGGCCAGGCTCCCGACGTGGAGGGGTCGGTGGCGATGATCGCGACCACCAAGCCCGATGTGGTGCTGCTGGACGTGCACGTACCCGGCGGCGAAGGGGGTGGCGGTGCCGAGATTCTCACCAAGGCGCATCAGTACTCGCCGGAATCCGTGTTTCTGGCGCTGTCGGTGTCGGATTCGCCGCAGGATGTCGGCTCGGTGATCCGCGCGGGGGCGCGGGGCTATGTGACCAAGACCATCACCGGCAACGATCTGATCAATTCGATCCGTCAGGTGCATGAGGGGTATGCCGTGTTCTCGCCCAAATTGGCGGGATTCGTGCTGTCGGCGTTCCAGGGGGTGCCTGTCGGCGGCGAAGGGGGCCAGTCCGGCCGCGACGAGGAGCTGGACCGGCTGTCGGCCCGCGAGCAGGAGGTCATGCGGCTGATCGCGCGCGGATACACCTACAAGGAAGTGGCGTCGGAACTGTTCATCTCGATCAAGACCGTGGAAACGCATGTCAGTTCGGTGCTGCGCAAGCTGCAGCTGTCGAACCGCACCGAGCTGACCCGGTGGGCCGCCGACCGTCGGATCGTGTGA
- a CDS encoding PspC domain-containing protein — MSNMNGTFGQPPYGGQGDPNRMSAARLFRWIRGSGVTRSDDRWIGGVCGGLARSFGVSPPLVRAVVFGSVLLCGFGASFYAFAWFVLPDDRDGSILCERLLAGKADWNCAGCLVLLVIGMAMPGAGWAATLLAAGMLWLLIQRQSRMLRGQRGLFDGPSGSGPFGSGSTGGGPMNGDPMNGDPMGGGPTGYGPMGGGPTEYGPSSARAGSFGGSFGSYAGNGQPGSRSWAGAQDHSQYRDKPMSWQTPPAAGAAPTFAARPSGTDARPAPAGPAVPSGGFPYGGMPQPDPSAGVPGLRPGGDRAGGSAGDGSRPHDSAPFGAGASSAPMFAASAPAPTMTSAYRAPVSQPAPRYERRKPAGPFIVAVTAGLILLSAAGALYLMQDFAVEHTIRVATIWIAAVCLLIGAVMLVLGLAGRRAGGLVPIAWIAAIVAACVIAVNGAYSVLYFGYSTYYETHTSVNVTEYATYPGKDAHGDDSAMMNQLRKGVAFDGADYDNDRVHLDLSDFADDAPHKVTLNNGDTVQSVCPTGTISLAVSKAQVYITLPDNCSFAFGNEYGAYDIGSNSFGNRYSVVKGMWQSAIGLYDVYADYARSGGDYSADGMYSANGSDQADWGDPSSAYLPQNGPELIIAVPYAMQGRIFVRYPAAGEHASSYSSQADDSRQGGATPGASARNVLDRGWTGLTTMASSDDVPFRYIKQGDRS, encoded by the coding sequence ATGAGCAATATGAATGGCACGTTTGGTCAGCCGCCGTATGGGGGCCAGGGAGACCCGAACCGTATGTCCGCGGCCCGGTTGTTCCGGTGGATCCGCGGCAGCGGGGTGACCCGGTCCGATGATCGGTGGATCGGCGGTGTATGCGGGGGATTGGCGCGGTCCTTCGGCGTCAGCCCGCCCCTGGTCCGTGCCGTGGTCTTTGGATCGGTGCTGCTGTGCGGTTTCGGCGCCTCATTCTACGCATTCGCGTGGTTTGTGCTGCCTGACGACCGGGACGGGTCGATATTGTGCGAGCGGCTGCTTGCGGGGAAAGCGGACTGGAACTGCGCCGGGTGCCTGGTGCTGCTGGTGATCGGCATGGCGATGCCCGGTGCCGGCTGGGCGGCGACCCTGCTGGCTGCCGGCATGCTGTGGCTGCTGATACAGCGGCAGTCGCGTATGCTTCGCGGGCAGCGCGGCCTGTTCGACGGCCCGTCCGGTTCCGGTCCGTTCGGCTCCGGTTCGACGGGTGGCGGTCCGATGAACGGTGACCCGATGAACGGTGACCCGATGGGCGGCGGTCCGACGGGGTATGGGCCGATGGGCGGCGGTCCGACGGAGTATGGCCCGTCGTCGGCCCGGGCCGGTTCCTTCGGCGGCTCGTTCGGATCGTATGCCGGGAACGGTCAGCCGGGGAGCCGGTCGTGGGCCGGGGCGCAGGACCATTCGCAATACCGTGACAAGCCGATGAGCTGGCAGACGCCGCCGGCCGCCGGTGCGGCGCCGACCTTCGCGGCCCGGCCGTCCGGCACGGACGCGCGACCGGCGCCTGCTGGGCCGGCGGTGCCGTCCGGGGGTTTCCCATACGGCGGAATGCCGCAGCCCGATCCGTCCGCAGGGGTGCCGGGGCTTCGACCCGGGGGAGACCGCGCCGGCGGAAGCGCCGGAGACGGTTCTCGGCCGCATGACTCGGCCCCGTTCGGTGCCGGGGCTTCGTCCGCTCCGATGTTCGCGGCGTCGGCCCCCGCGCCGACGATGACCTCGGCCTACCGTGCGCCGGTGTCGCAGCCGGCTCCCCGGTACGAGCGGCGGAAGCCCGCCGGCCCGTTCATCGTCGCGGTGACGGCCGGCCTGATTCTGCTGAGTGCGGCCGGCGCGCTGTATCTGATGCAGGATTTCGCCGTCGAACATACGATTCGGGTCGCGACGATATGGATCGCCGCCGTGTGCCTGCTGATCGGGGCGGTCATGCTCGTGCTCGGCCTGGCCGGCCGCCGCGCCGGGGGACTGGTCCCCATCGCATGGATCGCCGCGATCGTGGCCGCATGCGTGATCGCCGTCAACGGCGCATACAGCGTGCTGTATTTCGGATATTCCACGTATTACGAGACGCATACCAGCGTCAACGTCACCGAATACGCCACGTATCCGGGCAAGGACGCGCACGGCGACGACAGCGCGATGATGAACCAGCTGCGCAAGGGCGTCGCGTTCGACGGGGCCGATTACGACAATGACCGCGTGCACCTCGACCTGAGCGATTTCGCGGATGACGCCCCGCACAAGGTGACGCTCAACAACGGGGACACGGTGCAGTCGGTCTGCCCGACGGGAACGATCAGCTTGGCGGTGTCCAAGGCGCAGGTGTACATCACGCTGCCCGACAACTGCTCATTCGCGTTCGGCAACGAATACGGGGCCTACGATATCGGCTCCAATTCGTTCGGCAACCGGTATTCGGTCGTCAAAGGCATGTGGCAGAGCGCCATCGGCCTGTATGACGTGTATGCGGATTATGCCAGATCCGGCGGGGATTATTCGGCCGACGGCATGTATTCCGCCAATGGCTCCGACCAGGCCGACTGGGGGGATCCCAGCTCCGCCTACCTGCCGCAGAATGGTCCCGAGCTGATCATCGCCGTACCGTACGCGATGCAGGGACGCATTTTCGTAAGATATCCGGCGGCCGGCGAGCATGCGTCGTCGTATTCGTCCCAGGCGGACGATTCCCGGCAGGGCGGCGCCACGCCGGGCGCATCCGCCCGGAACGTCCTCGATCGGGGCTGGACCGGCCTGACGACCATGGCTTCGTCGGACGACGTTCCGTTCCGGTACATCAAGCAAGGAGACCGATCATGA
- a CDS encoding PRD domain-containing protein, with protein MEVLRVFNNNVVLASDGTREVIVTGRGLGFKARPGQQVDDAKVVRIFVPSDGRDPDHMAELLAGIPPEIIRLVADAMTRVGLEAQAESQPTLVMALADHITGAVRRLKDGTAIEYPLQVEVQSLYAQEYAQAERLIAELNRNLNGILPANEAVALAMHLVNAGFSTGDLSYTYRMTGVIQQMLAVIEQTYGVTLDQHSVNVGRFITHLRYLFVRISQNKQLDHEPEPIIASIRQSFPQAMSCATTIADVVRIRLGSPLTEDEIAYLALHVSRVVSDA; from the coding sequence ATGGAAGTGCTTCGCGTATTCAACAACAACGTCGTGCTCGCCTCGGACGGCACGCGCGAAGTGATCGTCACCGGTCGAGGGCTGGGCTTCAAGGCCCGGCCCGGCCAGCAGGTCGATGACGCGAAGGTCGTACGCATATTCGTCCCCTCGGATGGCCGTGATCCCGACCATATGGCGGAATTGCTCGCCGGCATTCCGCCCGAGATCATCCGTCTGGTGGCCGATGCCATGACCCGCGTCGGGCTGGAGGCGCAAGCCGAATCACAGCCAACGCTGGTCATGGCGCTGGCCGACCACATCACCGGCGCCGTGCGCCGGCTGAAGGACGGCACGGCGATCGAGTATCCGCTGCAGGTGGAGGTGCAGTCGCTGTACGCGCAGGAATATGCGCAGGCCGAGCGGCTGATCGCCGAGCTCAACAGGAATCTGAACGGCATCCTGCCCGCCAACGAGGCGGTCGCGCTCGCCATGCATCTGGTCAACGCCGGGTTCTCCACCGGCGACCTGTCCTATACCTACCGCATGACGGGCGTCATCCAGCAGATGCTCGCCGTCATTGAGCAGACCTACGGCGTCACGCTGGACCAGCACAGCGTGAACGTCGGGCGGTTCATCACGCATCTGCGGTATCTGTTCGTGCGCATCAGCCAGAACAAGCAGCTCGACCACGAACCGGAACCGATCATCGCATCCATCCGCCAGTCCTTTCCCCAGGCAATGTCCTGCGCCACGACCATTGCCGACGTGGTGCGGATCCGGCTGGGGTCGCCGTTGACCGAGGACGAGATCGCCTATCTGGCGCTGCATGTGTCGCGCGTCGTTTCGGACGCCTGA
- the serS gene encoding serine--tRNA ligase codes for MLDIQFIREHADVVKESQRKRGESVELVDEVLSSDTARREALKEFEAARAQQKEIGKKVAAAPADEKAALIAQTKELAAKVSEYKATADAAAEEYTTAMWKLSNIVEPEAPEGGEDDYVVVKKVGQIRDFAAEGFEPKDHLTLGTGVAGIDMRRGVKVGGSRFYFLRGMVARMQIAMLTMAVDQAEEHGFTLAITPTLVRPEVMRGTGFLNSHADEIYRLREPDEQYLVGTSEVALAGMHEDEILDLGNGPLRYCGWSSCYRREAGAAGKDTSGIIRVHQFDKVEMFVYAKQEDSRAEHQHLLSMEQEMLAKVEVPYRIIDTAAGDLGSSAARKFDCEAWVPTQGRYRELTSTSNCTEYQARRLNIRERTEDGSTRPVSTLNGTLATTRWLVAIMENHQQKDGSIEIPKAMRAYMGGREVIEPTKWEA; via the coding sequence ATGCTCGATATTCAATTCATTCGTGAACATGCTGATGTTGTCAAGGAGTCGCAGCGCAAGCGCGGCGAATCCGTCGAACTCGTCGACGAGGTGCTCTCCTCCGACACCGCGCGCCGTGAGGCGCTCAAGGAGTTCGAGGCCGCCCGCGCCCAGCAGAAGGAGATCGGCAAGAAGGTCGCCGCCGCTCCGGCGGACGAGAAGGCCGCGCTGATCGCCCAGACCAAGGAACTGGCCGCCAAGGTGTCCGAATACAAGGCGACCGCCGACGCCGCGGCCGAGGAATACACGACCGCGATGTGGAAGCTGTCCAACATCGTCGAGCCGGAAGCGCCCGAAGGCGGCGAGGATGACTACGTGGTCGTCAAGAAGGTCGGCCAGATCCGCGATTTCGCGGCCGAAGGCTTCGAGCCGAAGGACCATCTGACCCTCGGCACCGGCGTGGCCGGCATCGACATGCGCCGCGGCGTCAAGGTCGGCGGCTCCCGCTTCTACTTCCTGCGCGGCATGGTCGCCCGCATGCAGATCGCCATGCTCACCATGGCCGTGGACCAGGCCGAGGAGCACGGCTTCACGCTCGCCATCACCCCGACGCTGGTGCGCCCTGAAGTGATGCGCGGCACCGGCTTCCTGAACTCCCACGCCGATGAGATCTACCGCCTGCGCGAGCCCGACGAGCAGTACCTGGTCGGCACCTCCGAGGTGGCGCTCGCCGGCATGCACGAGGACGAGATCCTCGACCTCGGCAATGGCCCGCTGCGCTACTGCGGTTGGAGCTCCTGCTACCGCCGCGAGGCCGGCGCCGCAGGCAAGGACACCTCCGGCATCATCCGCGTCCACCAGTTCGACAAGGTCGAGATGTTCGTCTACGCCAAGCAGGAGGACTCGCGCGCCGAGCACCAGCACCTGCTCTCGATGGAGCAGGAGATGCTCGCCAAGGTCGAGGTGCCGTACCGCATCATCGACACCGCCGCCGGCGACCTCGGCTCCTCCGCCGCCCGCAAGTTCGACTGCGAGGCCTGGGTACCGACCCAGGGCCGCTACCGCGAGCTCACCTCCACGTCGAACTGCACCGAGTACCAGGCCCGCCGCCTCAACATCCGCGAGCGCACCGAGGACGGCTCGACCCGTCCGGTCTCCACGCTCAACGGCACGCTGGCCACCACCCGCTGGCTCGTCGCCATCATGGAGAACCACCAGCAGAAGGACGGCTCCATCGAGATCCCGAAGGCCATGCGCGCCTACATGGGCGGCCGCGAGGTCATCGAGCCGACCAAGTGGGAAGCCTGA